One Nicotiana sylvestris chromosome 12, ASM39365v2, whole genome shotgun sequence genomic window carries:
- the LOC138884088 gene encoding uncharacterized protein → MAQPANSATGSVMFVHPSGRESQSLADSEKPTLQSIPVVKEYEDIFPDKLPGIPPEREIDFGIDLLPGTQLISIPLYRMAPAELIELKEKLKDLLEKEDEHVDHLRTVLQTLRDNKLYAKFSMCESWLKSVAFLGHIVSDGDIKKATKFQWTEACEQSFQELKNILTSELVLALPNGLDGYAMYCDASGVGLGCVLMQHGKQKELNLRQRRWLELLKYYDVSILYHPGKANVVADALSRQSMGSLAHLEAEKRQLTIEIHQLACLGVWLVDSGNGGVVLQNTAKSSLIAKVKERQYEDPELVKLRERIPQQKKPLLELKGDGVLRYKGRLCVQDIVGLRDRIMSEVHYSWYFIHPGSTKMYHDIKDVYWWKI, encoded by the exons ATGGCGCAACCAGCGAATTCAGCAACAGGATCAGTAATGTTTGTGCATCCTTCAGGGCGTGAGTCTCAGTCTTTGGCTG ATTCTGAGAAACCTACACTTCAGTCTATTCCAGTAGTAAAGGAGTACGAGGATATATTTCCAGATaaacttccaggtattcctccagagcgagagattgattttggcatcgatttgctTCCGGGAACACAACTAATATCCATCCCTCTgtatagaatggcacctgccgAATTAATAGAGTTGAAGGAGAAATTAAAAGATTTACTAGAGAAAG aggatgagcatgtggaTCACCTACGAACAGTACTCCAAACCCTCCGCgataataaattgtatgctaagttttctatgTGTGAATCCTGGTTAAAAtccgtagcattcttggggcacattgTATCCGACGGAGatataaag AAAGCtactaagtttcagtggacagaggcctgtgagcagagtttccaagagcttaagaacaTATTGACCTCAGAGCTAGTTCTGGCACTCCCAAATGGTCtagatggttatgccatgtattgtgatgcctcaggtgtcgggttaggatgtgtcctgatgcaacatgggaaa caaaaagagttgaatttgcgacaAAGGCGATGGCTTGAGTTATTAAAATACTACGATGTTAgcattctctaccatccagggaaagctaatgttgtagcagatgcTTTAAGTCGCcaatctatgggtagcttagcacatTTAGAGGCCGAGAAAAGACAATTAACAAtagagattcatcaattggcttgtttgggggtttggttagtagactctggcaatggaggagttgtactccaaaatactgcaaaatcatctctcatagctaAAGTAAAGGAGAGGCAATACGAGGATCCAGAGTTAGTCAAGTTGAGAGAGCGGATTCCACAACAGAAGAAGCCGTTGTTAGAGCTCAAaggagatggggttctcagatacaAGGGTCGTTTGTGTGTTCAAGATATAGTAGGGCTACGAGATAGGATTATGTCAGAAGTACATTATTCGTGGTATTTTATTCACCCTgggtcgacaaagatgtatcatgacattaaagatgtgtattggtggaagatatga